Proteins from one bacterium genomic window:
- a CDS encoding CusA/CzcA family heavy metal efflux RND transporter, translating to MINKIIESCLKNRFLVIAAFALLIVWGFSSMKNTPIDAIPDIGELQVIVYADWPGRSPKDVEDQVIYPLTTGLMGTPGVKVVRSTSAFGFGLVNMIFKEGTDFYWARTRVLERLDFAKKDVPKDVSITLGPDATALGQIFWYTVEGEGYDLVELRSIQDWYIRYQLNAVEGVSEVASVGGYVKQYQIDIDPNKLLAHNIKIHELINAVQKSNIDVGAKVFEEGGVEFIVRGLGFIKNTSDIENIVVDIKEGVPIYVKNIANVTIGPEFRRGALDKEGKEVTGGVVLMRYGENPLKVIERIKGKIKELSVGLPKGVKIVPFYDRTSLILRAIGTLKSALTQEIIITVFVIIVFLLHFLGSVVISIVLPIGVLIAFIFMRQFGVDANIMSLGGIAIAIGVMVDSGCVLVENIYRKLATRQKETGVSKLTSEERLNTCIEGAQEVGKPVLFALLTTIVGFIPVFVLTGQAGKLFRPLAFTKTFAMVGAAIIALMLLPTLSYYFLRGRLRDASENKTTRILHKGYNPIIGWSLKHKKIVILISLAVIIVGLLCASLMKQEFMPPLNEGDLLFMPVLLPGTSLTQVMEVMKKQDIIIKNEFPEVEWVVGKLGRAETATDPAPVGMIETIIHLKDKKFWRKGMTREKLIVEIQEKTRMPGVSPIMTQPIRNRIDMLATGIQTPVGVKVFGADLDKIVGIAVEIERIISQVEGAVSPYAERISNRPYFEIDIDREQAARYGVKVGDIQHIIMTAIGGMNLTTTVEGRERYPVRVRYLRELRDSPQALERIFVPTPEGKHIPLAQVAKLKKVSGPAVVNSENTLTYARVFVNVNQEKVGLIDFVKNAQKAVENKIKSGELKLPSGYFISWSGQFESEMESRKKLIPSLIIALSIILLLLYMAFKNFSSLFILSTGIPVSLMGGIILLFLLDFKFSTAVWVGFIALFGVATDNAVVLLSTLDDLFKKKVPKTIENIRQTVIEGGLLRVRPAMMTTMTTIIALMPVMLSTGTGSEIMKPMASPTVGGLITATLSNLILVPVLYCWIKERQLKKY from the coding sequence ATGATAAACAAAATCATCGAAAGCTGTCTTAAAAATAGATTTCTGGTTATAGCAGCTTTTGCCCTCCTTATCGTCTGGGGTTTCTCTTCAATGAAAAATACTCCCATAGACGCCATTCCCGATATTGGCGAGCTTCAGGTAATTGTCTATGCAGATTGGCCGGGGAGAAGTCCAAAAGATGTAGAGGATCAGGTAATATATCCTTTGACTACTGGACTTATGGGTACTCCTGGAGTAAAGGTGGTGCGTTCAACAAGCGCCTTCGGCTTTGGTCTGGTAAATATGATTTTTAAAGAAGGAACAGATTTTTATTGGGCAAGGACAAGAGTTCTGGAGAGATTAGATTTTGCAAAGAAGGATGTCCCCAAAGATGTCTCTATTACCTTAGGCCCGGATGCAACAGCCTTAGGCCAGATATTCTGGTATACAGTTGAGGGGGAAGGTTATGATTTGGTCGAGCTTCGTTCTATCCAGGACTGGTATATCCGCTATCAATTAAATGCTGTTGAAGGAGTCTCAGAAGTTGCTTCAGTGGGCGGGTATGTGAAGCAATATCAAATAGATATAGATCCCAACAAACTCCTTGCTCACAATATCAAAATTCATGAGCTTATAAACGCTGTCCAGAAATCCAACATTGATGTAGGCGCAAAAGTTTTTGAAGAAGGCGGAGTAGAATTTATTGTTCGAGGCTTAGGGTTTATAAAAAATACCTCTGACATTGAAAATATTGTTGTGGATATAAAAGAGGGAGTACCAATATACGTAAAAAATATTGCTAATGTAACAATAGGCCCGGAATTTCGTAGAGGCGCCCTGGATAAAGAAGGCAAAGAGGTTACTGGTGGCGTCGTCCTTATGCGTTATGGAGAGAATCCTTTAAAAGTTATTGAACGTATTAAGGGAAAAATAAAAGAGTTATCCGTAGGCTTGCCAAAAGGGGTAAAAATAGTTCCTTTTTATGATCGTACCAGCTTAATTTTGCGCGCTATTGGGACACTTAAAAGCGCTTTAACTCAAGAAATCATTATTACAGTCTTTGTCATCATTGTATTTCTTTTGCATTTCTTGGGCAGCGTCGTTATATCTATCGTATTGCCGATTGGCGTATTAATCGCTTTTATCTTTATGCGTCAATTTGGCGTAGATGCCAACATAATGTCCTTAGGTGGCATTGCCATAGCCATAGGTGTGATGGTTGATTCTGGATGTGTATTGGTTGAGAATATTTATAGAAAGTTAGCTACAAGACAAAAAGAAACAGGAGTTTCAAAACTTACATCAGAGGAAAGATTAAATACCTGTATAGAAGGTGCGCAAGAGGTAGGGAAACCTGTTCTTTTTGCTTTGCTTACAACTATTGTAGGCTTTATTCCAGTTTTTGTCTTAACAGGACAAGCCGGAAAACTTTTCAGACCGCTTGCCTTTACAAAGACATTTGCTATGGTAGGTGCAGCGATAATTGCCCTCATGCTTTTACCAACACTTTCATATTATTTTTTAAGAGGCAGATTACGAGATGCTTCCGAGAATAAAACTACACGAATCTTGCATAAAGGATATAATCCTATTATTGGCTGGTCATTGAAGCATAAAAAGATTGTAATCCTGATTTCTCTTGCAGTTATAATTGTAGGCCTATTATGCGCATCTTTAATGAAACAGGAGTTTATGCCGCCATTGAATGAGGGGGATCTATTGTTTATGCCGGTACTTCTTCCTGGCACATCTTTAACCCAGGTCATGGAGGTAATGAAAAAGCAGGACATCATTATTAAAAATGAATTTCCTGAAGTTGAGTGGGTAGTGGGTAAGCTTGGACGTGCTGAAACCGCGACTGATCCTGCACCCGTGGGAATGATTGAGACGATAATTCACCTTAAAGATAAAAAATTCTGGCGAAAAGGTATGACACGCGAGAAACTGATTGTGGAGATTCAGGAGAAGACCAGGATGCCTGGAGTAAGCCCGATAATGACCCAGCCAATAAGAAATAGAATTGATATGTTAGCTACAGGAATACAGACACCTGTTGGTGTCAAAGTTTTTGGCGCAGATTTAGATAAAATTGTGGGGATTGCTGTCGAGATAGAAAGGATTATAAGTCAGGTGGAGGGCGCAGTAAGTCCATACGCTGAACGTATATCCAATAGACCCTACTTTGAAATTGATATAGATAGAGAACAAGCAGCCCGATATGGCGTAAAAGTTGGAGATATACAGCATATTATTATGACAGCAATTGGCGGTATGAATTTGACAACAACGGTTGAGGGTAGAGAACGATATCCAGTAAGAGTAAGATACTTAAGAGAATTAAGGGATAGTCCGCAGGCTTTAGAGAGGATTTTTGTTCCCACGCCAGAGGGAAAACATATTCCCTTAGCCCAAGTAGCAAAACTGAAGAAAGTTTCTGGCCCGGCGGTAGTTAACTCGGAAAATACCCTTACTTACGCCAGAGTATTTGTCAACGTGAATCAGGAAAAGGTAGGATTGATAGATTTCGTTAAAAATGCACAAAAAGCTGTAGAGAATAAGATAAAAAGCGGCGAGCTAAAACTTCCATCAGGATATTTTATAAGCTGGTCAGGTCAGTTTGAATCAGAGATGGAATCAAGAAAAAAGCTTATTCCATCACTAATTATAGCTTTAAGCATAATATTACTCTTGCTTTATATGGCATTTAAAAATTTTAGCTCTTTATTTATTCTCTCAACAGGTATTCCTGTATCGCTTATGGGAGGCATAATTTTGTTATTCTTGTTAGATTTTAAATTTTCTACTGCGGTGTGGGTAGGATTTATTGCCTTATTTGGCGTAGCTACAGATAACGCAGTAGTACTACTTTCCACCTTAGATGATTTATTTAAAAAGAAGGTTCCTAAAACCATAGAAAATATTCGTCAAACCGTGATTGAGGGAGGATTGCTGAGGGTGAGACCGGCAATGATGACAACAATGACTACAATTATAGCCCTTATGCCGGTTATGCTATCTACAGGAACAGGTTCTGAAATTATGAAACCAATGGCATCCCCGACAGTGGGAGGATTAATTACGGCAACTTTGTCTAATTTGATCTTAGTTCCAGTATTGTATTGTTGGATAAAAGAAAGACAGTTAAAAAAATATTAA
- the nifS gene encoding cysteine desulfurase NifS, giving the protein MKRIYLDYAATTPTAPEVVKTMLPYFTDKFGNPSSIHSFGQECKAAIEEAREKIASLLGAKQEEIIFTSGGTESNNFALKGLAYANKHKGNHIITSSIEHHCVIAPCKFLEKMGFRATYLPVNKDGLLAPEDVKKAITDKTILISVMHANNEIGTIQPIAEIGRIAKEKKICFHTDAVQTFGHIPINVDELNLDLLSISGHKFCGPKGIGALYVRKGTRMVSFMHGGDQEKNRRASTENVPAIVGFGKAVEIAQEKMKEEGRELTTLRDKLIKGIFEKINHVRLNGHPTKRLPNNINVSIKFVEGESMLLNLDMEGIAVSTGSACSSSSLEASHVLLALGLSHELAHSSLRFTLGRYTKGEDIDFLLEILPRIVEKLRSMSPLWKNG; this is encoded by the coding sequence ATGAAAAGAATATACCTTGACTATGCGGCTACTACGCCTACAGCCCCGGAAGTAGTAAAGACAATGTTACCGTATTTTACTGATAAATTCGGCAATCCTTCCAGTATTCACTCCTTTGGACAGGAATGCAAAGCAGCAATAGAGGAAGCCAGAGAAAAGATAGCTTCTCTATTAGGTGCAAAGCAGGAGGAGATTATCTTTACCAGCGGAGGCACAGAAAGTAATAATTTTGCTCTTAAAGGTTTAGCCTATGCTAATAAACATAAAGGAAATCATATTATTACTTCATCTATTGAACATCATTGCGTAATTGCGCCCTGTAAGTTCTTAGAGAAGATGGGTTTTAGGGCAACCTATCTTCCTGTGAACAAAGATGGGTTGCTAGCCCCAGAGGATGTAAAAAAAGCAATTACTGATAAAACTATTCTTATCTCTGTTATGCACGCCAATAATGAGATAGGGACAATCCAACCAATAGCAGAAATAGGTAGAATCGCTAAAGAAAAAAAAATTTGTTTTCACACAGACGCTGTCCAGACCTTTGGGCACATCCCAATAAATGTTGATGAGCTTAATTTAGATCTACTCAGTATATCCGGCCATAAGTTCTGCGGACCTAAGGGAATTGGAGCGCTCTATGTAAGAAAGGGCACGAGAATGGTCTCGTTTATGCACGGAGGGGATCAGGAAAAGAACCGTCGTGCATCTACCGAGAATGTCCCAGCCATTGTGGGGTTTGGCAAAGCGGTGGAGATTGCTCAAGAGAAGATGAAGGAAGAAGGAAGGGAATTAACCACTTTGCGAGATAAATTAATAAAGGGCATCTTCGAAAAGATAAACCATGTTCGCCTGAACGGACACCCTACAAAAAGGCTTCCTAACAATATCAATGTCTCCATCAAATTTGTAGAGGGAGAATCAATGCTTCTTAATTTAGATATGGAAGGAATTGCTGTTTCTACCGGCTCTGCCTGTAGTTCATCAAGCTTAGAAGCTTCACATGTTTTGTTGGCTTTAGGACTATCGCATGAATTAGCACATAGCTCTTTACGCTTTACTCTGGGAA